The genomic segment atttttaatggtgttggtgagggTCACATTAAATTAATCTATTCATGTGTTTCCGCCAAAGAGGCTTGGtgaattcttcaaactcagtttgaaggaactaCTTATGTCAAGCgctctaggcttgttatgcttacaacaaaatttgaaaatgaatgaaaatgaaaccctcatcGAATTTTATGCAAAATTGTgcgatattgctaacgaatattttgtTCTTGGTGAAAAACTAGAAGAAAGTGTGTTAGTTCGAAAAATCATTATAGTTattcctgacaggtttcagactAAACTCACTGCAATTGAGGAAGCAAAATATTTGAACAAAATAAAGGTAGAAGAATTAATGGGTTCACTTCGAACCTTTGAGATAAACCAACAAATCTGATAGAAAGGTAAAATAGAATaaatcaaggaaaaatctatTGCCATGAAATCTTCTAAGGAGAATAAGGAAAGTTCGGATAgtgaggatgatgagatggccTTATTAATGaataatttccaaaaatacatgaaaaatttgggaaacaaaaaggccatgcTCAAAATTGGGAAATAAAAAGGCCATTTTATAAACCCTTTGAATCTAACAAGAAGGGTATTCAGTGCAAGGAATGTGAAGGGTATGGACACATTCAATTCAAGTGTtccaataccttaaagaaaaagaaatccACTGCAactacttggagtgatcaagGCTCTGAACAGTGTGATGAGGAAGACAACAATGTTTCCTTAACGTCTGTTCACAACGGTATGGTTTTCTCTTCACTTGATACCAAGAACACGgtatgttttaataattttgtTCAAAATAGTGAAAATTCTAACATCAACTCTGATGAATCTGACTTAGATGAGGTGTCATTGAGAGAATCTTACAAAAAAAATGCATGGTCAATAGCTGAAAGTTTGCTCTGAGAATTTACTAATGGCTAATAATAACAAGAAATCTTTCGAAAAAATTATAGAGCTTGAGTTGATTATGGCTTCCAAagatgttaaaattaatattttgagCAAAGAAATTGATCATATGAGAAAAGGTGTCAAATTGCTTAATCCAAAATTTGGAGTTTTGGATGATGTTCTTCTGCAGGAAAAAGAGTTGGTGATTTCAGGGGATTAGGATCTAAAGGATCTGATCCTGTAGAAAAACAATTGTTGTAAAATTTGTGAACTGTCCTTCTGTCATTACAACtaaccattttgcaagaacaaGTGGTTCTTCGGAGGAAGCAAAGTTGGCATCTATTACAACAGAACTACAACTGAGCAAAATTTCTTTGAAGTAAAAAGCTCGACAATTTGTACTAGTTTGTCATTTCTGTGGTATGAAAGGCCATACCAAGCCAAAGTGTTTTCATTATTGGATTTGTTAAAAAAAGAATTATATTAAACACTTTGGTAacatgaatcaattcttgaccaaaaataatccaaaataaaaaaaaatatgggtCCAGAAAAATCATTCTGTTTGTTTCGtgcttttacttgtcataaatTGCATGcttctagttcatggtactttgatagtggcTGCTCtaggcatatgacaggtaatgccagCATACTCACCAATTTCACATCCTTGAAATGTGGTGTAGTAACTTTTGGAGATGGGATGACGGGGAACATTCTAGAAAAAGGTACCCTAAACGTTGATGGGTTACCAAAAGTGAAAAAAGTTCTCCTTGTTGATGGGATGAAAGCTAACTTGATTTACATAGGCCAAATTTATGACCAAAGATTTGTAGTTAATTTTTCACACgatgagtgtaatgttgtaaATCAAAATGGTGACATTATTCTAAAAGGTTCTGGTTGTTTAGATAATTGTTATCCACTCatgcaaaaattcacatgtcatgcatcatcaCCTAGTGTTAATAACACAaatttgtggcatgaaaaacttggtcacataaatttaaaattttggaAAAGCATTGTCGATAAATTTCTCATACGTGGAATACTTAAACTGGATAAAGAATCTgctggtaagtgtgaatcatgtcaattggcAAAACAATTGAAAAGTTCCCACAAATCTTTATGTGATATTAATACTTAGAAAGTGTTGGAATTGTTTCATATGGATCTCATGGCTCTAATAGTGGTAGAAAATATTAATGGTAaaagatacatttttgtatgtgtggatgatttttctagatttacatgggttgactttataagagaaaaatcataaaaatttgaGTCTTTTAAAACTCTATGTACGAGACTTACAGTTGAAAAAGACTGTAACATTGGGAAAATTATAAGAActcgaagtgatcatggtaaggagtttaaAAATTCTgtgtatgatgaatattgtaaatattttggaattttgcatgaattttctgctcccaaaaccccAGAACAAAATGGAGTAGTGGAATAGAAAAACCGTAATTTGCAGAAAATGGTTAAAGTTATGCTAAACAACAAAATACTCTCAAATAAATTTTTGGCTGAGGCAATTACCACTGCCTGTTAAACAATTAATCGTATTTTCCTGCAACCATgtacaaataaaactccttatgagatctggaaaggtaaaATACCCAATGTTAATTATTTCCATGTTTTTGGATGCCTTTCCTATGTTCTTAGAGATCGTGAAAATCTTGGCAAGTTTGATGCCAAAAGCGATCTAGGGGTTTTTCTTGGTTACTTGAATAATAGTAaggcttatcgtgtttataacatgagaacccaataTGTTATGGAATCTGCTGACGTGGTTGTTGATGATCTGAAGGATTTCTCTAAGTATTCTTGTGAGGAAGAAATTGATAGATTCCTTGATGCTCAACATCAAACAGAAAAGACAAATTCAACGGAAGGccattgtgtggctacaacatccGAAAATGTTCTGACAGAAACGGAATCTGTTGCAACAACTTCTAGACAATCAGAGAAGGAGACACCAATCATTATCTCTGACTCAGTTCAAAGAGAACCTTCGACCTGAGTCAAGAAGAATCACCCCTCTGGACTTATTTTGGGGAATCTTGAAGAAAGCATGGTCACGATAAGAAGGTATATGTTAATTTTAGTCAATTTTTTGCTTCACTTCTACGTTTGAGCCAAGAACGTGAAGGAAGCTttgaatgatgaatcatggattagTGTTATGCAAGAGGAGCTAGAGCAATTAACAAGAAATGAGGTATGGATTATTGTCCCTAGACCAAGTCATGCAAATGTTATTGGTACCAAATGgatctttaaaaacaaaactgatgaatttggcacCATATTAAGGAATAAAGCTAGGCTtgttgcacaggggtacactcaaaTTGAAtgtattgattttgatgagacctTTGCTCTTGTTGCAatacttgaatccataagattgtTGTTAGCGATTTCTTGTATCATTGGTTTTAAATtgtaccaaatggatgttaaatctaCTTTTTTTAAATGGGGTTTTGAATGAAGGGGCCTATGTTGAGCAACCTAAAGGATTCAAGGATCCTCACCTTCCTAATCATTTCTTTAAGTTGTAAAATGCCTTGTATGGGTTGAAACATGCTCCTCgagcttggtatgaaagattgacCCAATTTTTGGTCTCAAGAaggtacaagagagggggagtagagaAAACTATTTTCATCAAAAAGGTTGAAAATGATTATGATTGCTCAaatatatgtcgatgacatagtCTTTGGGTCAATTAATGATTCTCAAGTGTAgaaatttgtgaaacaaatgcaggaagagttccgagatgagcatggtgggagagcTTAATTATTTCTTTGGGCTACAAGTTAAGAAGTCCAATGATGGAATCTTCATTTTGTtagaaaaacaatcagagtgaaCAACGAAATTGGTGTGGTGGGCCAGTgttataaacacaaaaaaaatccatctctcatataaacaatttatatgttcaagaaaacactcagacagaaacattaatagGCAATATCACTAGTCAtgcaatatttatatatatatataaatatacacatacctatatatatatcatatgcacatatacacaaatattcaagaacaaaaatatttacctcttgaagcctatcaagtgtcattgagcgttttgtatatatatatcgaTATTCATATCCAACACTTTGAGTACTCCAACCACGATCTtgcggagtgttctctacacctcaagatatgtGTCGGCACATAGAGAAAATGGGTttataatttagaaatcacaagtacatctcaacacatgagaacttggattatggcttgagaaatgttagaataaaagaagaagatgacaatttcttgtgTGACAAATTTTGAAACTATTTCTGAATTCTCAttctcttgttttcttcttgttattctataatatatatatataaatatatatatagagagagagattgtgtattaccttattattcctaagaataatagtaatataataataataatatcataatgatgataggaattgatttaggtaaatatctaacttaccatttgaaaatatctattttcaaattattaattaattaaataagtaaaataaaaataacacagATACATTATATGCACTGTCTtgcacgcatggcacagtccctggactgtgccATGGGTGTAGCAGTATTCCATTTTCagggatattgtatttttcttttatttatttatttaattaaaatcaatccttccacaaaatatggtattgtgtttttaaggaaaagatcacaaccatatttcaaaatttaaattttaaattcaaaattcaaattgatgatcatcattatcatcatcttttaaaattcaatccatcaaaaattattttgacttaccaattttattttctcctttgtaggggtcatatcctcaacgccctatccaataggctctatgacctctacaccgagaccaaatcgtccaaggagatatgggatgcacttgagaaaaagttcaaggcggaagaggaaggtaccaaaaagtttttgatatctcaatacttcgatttcaaattttttggtgacaaacctattcttcctcaaattcatgaattgcaaataattgttaacaaactgaaagttttaaagatcgAGCTTCCCGAGGCCCAATCAAGAGATAGTacattttggaaagaagtcatcattgatgagatggattccattctttccaataacacttgggaattggtagacctcccaccagggtctaagccaattgggtgtaagtgggtatttaggagaaaataccgcACTGTCGGTACTATCCAAAACTTTAAAGCTAGAATAGTAGCtgaagggtttaggcaaaaggagggtatcgattatttcgatacttatgcgcatgttgcaagaacaacttctataagaattttgttcgctttagcttctatacacaacttgtatgttcatcaaatggatgtaaaaattgcattccttaatggtgacctcaatgaggaggtctatatggaacaacccaaagggtttgtcctaccaaaatatgaacataaagtttgtagacttgtaaaatttttatatggattgaaacaagctcctgagcaatggcatgagaaatttgatcaaggcatcatgtctaatgggtttagacataacaatggagacaagtgtttgtattccaaaacttgtaagggatatgtgatcattgtttgcttatatgtggatgacatgcttattctaagtaatagcatgaaagggatagaagaaacgaagaggtttctatcatcaaccttcaaaatgaaagatcttggagaagttgacaccatacttggtatcaaagtaaagaaacatagtgggggttttgcattagggcaagcccactatgttgagaaagtattgaacaaatttaaccatctcaaggttaaagatgccagtacttcattcgatcatagtgtaaaactagagaagaatgaaggaagagcagtggctcaattggagtacgctagtgctatagggagtctaatgtacgctgcccaatgtactagacctgatatagcatttgtgcTAAGTAAACTTAgcaggtttacaagtaatccaagtgtggatcactggaaggcaattggaagagtcctaggttatctcaagaaaaccaaaggactaagccttcactactccaaatttccttcaattttagaaggatatacagatgcaagttggatatccaatcttggggacaacaagtccacaactggttgggtatttacacttggtggaggtgcaatttcatgggcttccaagaaacaaacctgtatatctcattccactatggaagcagagttcattgCTCTAGCTACTACCAGCAAAGAGgttgaatggttaagggatcagttggtagagattcccctaatcaaagagaatgtatctactatatcgatacattgtgatagccaagcgacattggctagagcatacaacggagtgtaaaatgggaagtctagacatattagtctaagacatggatatgtaagagaattgattcaaagaggagtcatctcaatatcctatgtgacaACAAGTAAAAATctagcggatcctttcactaagccactaatgagggatttagtggctgcatcatctcgagggatgggacttaaactccctaaagagattcacgattgatggtaacctatcttaacactagttattcaactagtgttaggttcaataggtaacaacaagtcaatcgagtgaatattagttgtactcaaaacaagtcccatctgagatattgagtacttgtgtgttaccaagtggagggttaaaactgaaaggttttttaatagaattcagtcttgtaaagacaagtattttttgtaacaaaatactgtaagaattctacctatatggacctaggggtggtgccgcctctcatgagaattgggagtattctcaagaatgtccatgaatggaaagtgcacatggacattaacggtgcaaagcaagATATAGAGGTCTCAactgaattgattaaacaactttgactgagtaaaaatgttatcctaacagctgttggaaggttctagagcttctagatctttcttttatttaaactattcatcaaaaataattaaatccttaataaaaatgattatgacaagtgtcacattcttaataattctatctaaaccttaggttataataaataatatttctaggaccagcaatattattcaaaccttatgttataattaatatttctaaactataggttacacttataaaatccataactgttgctatgagtttccaactaagtcccggcttgaaccaaaatccacggaaactaacatattacaaactactactagctactattAGTACTATATAGCtaaagtaaaattctgagacactacaaaataaatcatatttacctttcttattcttcataaATTCAGTGATCATTTCACACTTGGCCGATAGGATTTCATTCTCATAAAACCAGTTATCATATATGTGTCCCATACGTAGCATGGACGGCctcccatatatcatatgcagatttaaggttttgtagagtatttttggtctctatattcactaattggagtAAATAATACCCAGCCATATGATTTATTCTTAACCACTTGTCGTACTCAAACTGATCAATCACTGAAGCATCTATTGGTGGTTCGTCGATTGGTGGTGTTTTAACAACCTCCATCAAATTCTCCCTTAACAATAATGTATCCatatcatgtctccaaaatactatattttcatcattaagttcaaccACTACATTGCAGTTATTTTGAGACATTTTaactgaaataaaataaaaaataataatattatcatttgagaaaatatcaatgttttggaaagtaaacatcatgcatgaatgcaacaattaaaacacataaattaacatttacttttccacaataaaactacccaacaaataaagtgctgccttagggtcggtcaaataaattcagatagcttacaagacaatcttatctttataatttgaaacttaaaataactctttattttctcttttatatataaagtaccgctggtttggtcaagatgtaattatcaatcacaaaagcttaattacatatttgtaagtgtaacccattcttttggaattcatgacttaacttagagagtgtcaccGTAGGGTcaatcaagcctaaaatacatcacttcctcctatcttcgtaagaagccaaccttggtattgatatgtctagaaaccttgcTTAGGGGAatggaaacaaagccgcctcaaGGCCCTATTCATATGTCACAGTGTtctactaataatggagaccataggtcacattgataTGTTCACCTTCTcacacttactattttagattaaatgtgttttataaaactaatcaattaattccaaattaattactagtttgttaataaccctatgaatgaa from the Humulus lupulus chromosome X, drHumLupu1.1, whole genome shotgun sequence genome contains:
- the LOC133806836 gene encoding uncharacterized protein LOC133806836, encoding MGPEKSFCLFRAFTCHKLHASSSWYFDSGCSRHMTGNASILTNFTSLKCGVVTFGDGMTGNILEKGTLNVDGLPKVKKVLLVDGMKANLIYIGQIYDQRFVVNFSHDECNVVNQNGDIILKGSGCLDNCYPLMQKFTCHASSPSVNNTNLWHEKLGHINLKFWKSIVDKFLIRGILKLDKESAVEKDCNIGKIIRTRSDHGKEFKNSVDRENLGKFDAKSDLGVFLGYLNNSKAYRVYNMRTQYVMESADVVVDDLKDFSKYSCEEEIDRFLDAQHQTEKTNSTEGHCVATTSENVLTETESVATTSRQSEKETPIIISDSVQREPST